The following DNA comes from Leptolyngbyaceae cyanobacterium.
TATATAAGGATACTGAGATACTCCCATTAGCGGCCAAGGATAAGTCGATCGCAGAGACATTTCCAGAGTTCCCACCGGGTAATTCAACTCATCAGAACGAATGCAGGCAGTCTCTACTGCCACCAGACAAACATACCGAGGGGAATTGGATTGCAGGCGATTTCGTAAATCTTCGTAAATGCCCAGGCGCAACAACGGATAAATCCATCCACCCATACCCTGACGGGAATGAAAGCTATCAGCTAAAATTTCGGCAAGGCCAGCCAAGTCTCTTGCTTTGGCAGCGCGGACTTGGAAATGAAAAGAACCGGGTAATTCACCGTTCGTTCCTGGCGGGCTGTATTTCGAGGAAGAGGAAAAGGAAAAAGGTTTCACAACTGTTTAAAGTTTGACATTTGCCAAAGCTGATGCCGGATTAATCTTAGCTCAGCCAGGGAGCGATCGCAGCTAAGAAGAGGGAGCAGCCACCACTAACTGCATGATATATCTTGCTTAGGGTGTATTAATCTGGGAAGTAGAAGACTATCGGGCAGCTAGGCAAGCTTTGCTGCGCCACGATAGGATAGTGTCCCGATCGGTAATGCTAAACTGGTATTTCTTTGACAGCGTGACGAAGCGTGCGTGCCAATCGTGTCTCTTACTTCATACTGGTACTATAACTTTCGCGAACTCTTTTTTTCACTCAAGAGTTAAAGCTAGCCTTAAATCGGGCAACCTTAAGAAGAGCGAGCCAACAAAGTTACGGGCTTCTCAGTTTAGGCTAAAAATTTTAGTTGCCAATATTTCTACTACCTATCTCGGTGCGATCTACTAAAGGAACATACAAACGAAAATCTAGCCGGAGTAATGGAGGACACCCAAGTGGATTGTTCATGTCCCCAAAGCGAGATACCAGACCGAAAGATTAAAAATTTATACTTAGCAAAAGGTTGCTTTTCGATCGACAACCGACAGGGGTGGTTTACCTATGAGTTTAAAGATAACAACCGTTCGCGCACTAATCAAGTTGCAATCAACTTAGGGAGGAATCAAAATTTTATTACAGCGGCTAGTGGTAAAGGTCTTAGTTATAAAACCCTATATTCCAACCGCTCGAACTTCAACAGTTTACCATCCGTTGATAGTATCCGGCTCCGGTAGTCCGATGAGACGGTTTTTCATCCGAGAATACCCTAAGCAGGAGAGCGGTGCATGAAATCTCAAAATATGGTTAAACCGAAAATTCTGGTGGTTGATGACGAACCAGATAATCTCGACCTGCTATATCGTACCTTCTACCGGGAGTATAAAGTTCTCCGGGCAGAATCGGGGCCGGCAGCCCTCGAAATTCTGGCCAAGGAGAAAGATATCGCGGTGATTATCTCGGATCAGCGGATGCCGATGATGAGCGGTACTGAGTTTTTGAGCCTGACTGCGACTCAGTATCCGGATATCATCCGAATTATTTTAACTGGCTATACGGATGTAGAGGATTTGGTAGAGGCGATTAACAGTGGTAAGGTGTTCAAATACGTCACCAAACCTTGGGAATCGGAACACCTGCAAGGAGTGGTACGGCAAGCTTTGGATACGCACAATGTTCTGAAGACTCGTACTCAGGAACTTTGTCGTACTCTGCGTCAGGAATCTTTATTAAATACAGTTACTAATACAATTCGTTCTCGTACTGATTATCGGCAAATCCTCCAGACGATCGTCAATACGGTCGGTCATATGTTAGAGGCAGATATATGTATTTTGCGTCCTTCCCAAGATAACCGAATGGCGGATGAATGGTTTGTTTACCAAAAAAAGGGAAACGCACCAGAAGATTTATTATCACCTGATGAGAGTACCAAATCCGAGTTGGCTGATGCGGGTTTATCGTTGTTTAGCCTGCTAGGGCAAACTGTCTGGGAAACGCATGATGTAATGGTATTCGATGATGTCAACTCGGACGATCGCATTCAAGGCGATACCCCCGAAAACAAGCTCAAGAGTGCGGCTTACCAATCGGCAGATATTCGATCGAGCTTGATCGTTCCTTTGATTTGCCAACAAGAATTAATTGCCGTCCTCGCCCTACACCAATGCGGACAACCCCGCCGCTGGCAAGATGATGAAGTACAATTGGTGTTTATGGTGGCGGATCAAGCGGCGCTAGCTTTGGCGCAAGCCCGGGCTTACGAGCGATCCCTGGCAATGGCCAAACGAGAAGCTTTAATCAATACGATTACCAGTGCCATTCGATCGAGTCTAGAACCGCAAGCAATTTTTGCCGCGATTACCCAGCAACTCGGGCAAGCTTTAAACGTAGATGGATGTGCGCTTTCCCTGTGGACTGAGTGCGATGAATTCGTTCAGTGCGTGGGGTTATATGACAAAAATCTTCAATCTTCTTTTGCCAGCGAGGAAGCAAAGTTTTCCAGCCACAATAATGGTAGAAGTACGTCTCAAAATGTAGAGAAACTGCGTTCGACATCTCTACTCCCATCATCAGATGCGGCGCTTTCTGTTTTGAAATCTCAAAATATTTCCCAGTTACCGCAGTCGTTGGTGCCGATTGCAGGTAATCCCGTTTTACAGCAATTAATCGCCACTCAACAACCTGTCGTAATTCACGATTTAGAGCAAGAACCGGAAATGAAAGGATTTGATTTGCCTTTGCGATCGTCGGCAGCTGCTTTAATGGTAGTACCGCTGGTGTCGGAAGGCAAAATTATTGGCAGCATTACTTTGCGGGAAGCCACGAAGTCTCGCCACTGGCAACAGGTAGAAGTTGACTTGGCCCAAGCTGTCGCTGCCCAAGCTGCGATCGCCGTAGAACACGCCCGCCTGTATCAAAAAACCCTCCAACAAGCAGAACGCCTACAAGAATTAGACCGCCAAAAAACGGAATTCTTCCAAAATATTTCTCACGAGTTCCGCACTCCCCTCACGCTGATGATGGGTCCATTAGAATCGGTGGTCGGTCAAAGCCAAGATTTACCATACGATCAAGCAGCGATCGCCCTTCGCAACTGTCGCCGCTTGCTGCGTCTGGTCAATCAACTACTAGATTTGCAACGTCTGGATGCCGGCAGAATGCAGGCGAGTTTTCGTCCTTGCGATTTGGTGAATATGGTCAGCCAAATTGTCGAATCTTTTCGCCCTTACTGCGAGAAAAAAGGTTTGCGTTTGGTGACGGAACTCAACACCTGCCCCAAATTGTATTTAGACCCGGAAAAATTTGATAAGGTTCTCTACAATTTGTTATCGAATGCGATGAAGTTTACCGAGGCGGGAGGCAGTATTGCCGTCAAAGTAGAACCGGCAGGGGATCACATTCGCATTCAAGTTAAGGATACCGGGATCGGCATTCGCACCGAACAAATTCCCCATTTGTTTGAACGCTTCCGCCAAGCCGAAGGGTCGGTGAATCGTTCTTATGAAGGTAGCGGATTGGGTTTGGCTCTGGTAAAAGAACTAGTGGAACTGCACGGCGGTCAAATTTCCGTAGAGTCGATCTATCAAGCGGGAACTACTTTTACGGTTTGGATGCCGACGGGAACTGCCCATTTGCCTTTAGAACAAGTGTTGGAAGTGCCGACGCAAATTCAGTCCGGGCGGGCGGCAGTGGAGTTGGCAGATTTGGAATTGCTACAAATGGATGGGTCTGGCGATCGCACTTCCACCTCCAATGGAGAATCTTCGGTCACTCAAACCATGAGTCGGACTATTTTGGTCGTAGACGATAACTCAGACTTGCGAAGTTACGTCTCCAGAGTTCTCAAAGCATCGGGTTTTGAAGTGTTGACCGCCCGCGATGGGGCAGAAGGTTTCGGGGTAACTAGCGAGAAACATCCCGATTTGATCGTGACGGATTTGATGATGCCTGTGGTTTCCGGTTTGGATATGATTCGGATGATCCGGGAACAGGCGGACATCAAGGGAACGCCGATTATTTTGCTCACCGCTAAAGTAGATGAGGATACGCGAATTGAAGGAACCGAACAAGGGGCGGATATTTATTTAGCTAAACCTTTCAATGACCGGGAGTTGTTAGCGGCGGTGCGGAATTTGATCGCCCTGAAAGAAAACGAACGGAAGTTGGGAGAGTTGAATAGTTATCTCACCGAATCGGTACTCAAGCGCTTTTTACCGCCATCGTTGGTACAAAAGGCAGCCACCGGCAATTTATCTCTGGATTTGCGTCCGGAACCTAAGTTAGTGACGGTTTTGTTTAGCGATATCGTCGGTTTTACCCAGTTGTCCAATACCTTACGAAGCCGCCGGGTAGCCGAGTTGTTGAATCAATATTTTGAATACATGACGAGGGCGGTGTTTAATAACGGCGGCACCGTAGATAAGTTTATGGGAGATGCGGTGTTGGCTTTATTCGGTACGCCAGAGGAGTTGACCCCAAACGATCAGGTAAAGCGGGCGATCGCAGCAGCAAGGCAAATGCGAATATTCTTAGATGAATTGAACGGTCGCTGGCACGAACAAGGCATTCCCCAAGTGCAATTCCGCTGCGGAATTCATCAAGGAACCGCAGTAGTAGGGATGTTTGGCAGTTCCGAACGAGCCGATTATACTGCGATCGGCCCTACCGTGAATATCGCCTCCCGCCTCCAACAAGCCGCCCAACCCGATTCCATCCTGGTTTCGGCAGCCGTCGCCGACTATCTCGATGAGTCGGAAATTACCAAAGGCAGCCCCCTCCAACTGAAAGGGGTGGATGAAACCGTTCTCACGTTTATCGTAGACCCCAAACTCAAGTAACCTGAGAAGAAATTTTTGCAGAGGATAGCTAGTTTTTCGTAAGTTGTGTTATTGTAATTAATGCGTGTCTGATAAATGTTTTTCAAGTCGCTCTAACTGCGGGTGTAGTTTAGTGGTAAAACTTTAGCCTTCCAAGCTAATAATGCGGGTTCGATTCCCGCCACCCGCTTTGAAAAAATCTAGTAATATCAAGTGTTTGATTCATACCTACTTGGTAATCATTTTGTTTATTGGTCGGGTATGAAATTATCAAATTGTAGAGAGATTTCCGATCGTATAGCAACCATCAAGGCAGTTAAAGCATTTTTAATTGCTGAAACTCTAATTATTAGTCTCTTCGTCCCCTAGCCCCTAACCCCTATTCTCTAGCTATAAAAACCAGGGCAGGCAACTATGCCTACCCTAACAAAAAAGGAATTAGTGAGAGAAACTATTCCCAGAAGAACCGATTTAGTTATTATTTACCTTCAACTTTTTCAAGAGCTTTGCCGATTTTTTCTTCTACGGACTCAACGCCTTTGGTATTTTCAGGACGCTTCATTTTGTCAATATCAGCGGTTCCTTGTACTTCATTTAAACCAGGATTGGTTTCTTCGATCTGCTTGTTAATATCGTAGGGATCGGACAACACGGCTTCTTGTGACTTGCGCTCGATATCTAATAAATTTGCTTCGCCACCAGTGGGGCTGCTAGGATTGGCGCTGTAAGCTGGCAAGGTATAAGAAAACAACAGTAAAACAGAAAAACAAGCAGCAATTAAAAAGCGAATAGAACGCAATAAAGCAGACATAGTAAGCTTCTCCTTATCTAAGAAATTGACAAATATGGGGCCTTTAATTAGCTAAAATCAAGCTTTTTTAGTTGACCTTCTTTATATTTGCTCAAATTTTTTCGCTTACTGCATCTGTATCTGGATATATCTGTTGCGCTTGCTATAGCAGTCAGTAATCAACCAAAAGGGGTATTAGTTAACTAAATCAGTTGAGAGAGAAAAATTCTATACTCGGTAATAAGGGGTCTTTAATCACGCCTACACCTACAAAACCCCAACGGTTGAGCAGACTTTTTAGCTGGCTACCCGGTATAGATTCCACGCCAAAGCGATCGGCTATATCCCTACCATGAGTATTCAGATAGCTCAACGCCTCGAAATCTTCTCTGAATAAGAGTAAGTAACCGCCATCGCCCGGTTTCCCTCCCCCTGCTGGATGGG
Coding sequences within:
- a CDS encoding GNAT family N-acetyltransferase, translated to MKPFSFSSSSKYSPPGTNGELPGSFHFQVRAAKARDLAGLAEILADSFHSRQGMGGWIYPLLRLGIYEDLRNRLQSNSPRYVCLVAVETACIRSDELNYPVGTLEMSLRSTYPWPLMGVSQYPYISNLAVKTECRRQGIAKQLLLNCEQIALGWGFQDIYLHVLENNHKARRLYFKLGYRLHQIDSGWSSLLFGQPRRLLLRKQLSGK
- a CDS encoding response regulator, producing the protein MKSQNMVKPKILVVDDEPDNLDLLYRTFYREYKVLRAESGPAALEILAKEKDIAVIISDQRMPMMSGTEFLSLTATQYPDIIRIILTGYTDVEDLVEAINSGKVFKYVTKPWESEHLQGVVRQALDTHNVLKTRTQELCRTLRQESLLNTVTNTIRSRTDYRQILQTIVNTVGHMLEADICILRPSQDNRMADEWFVYQKKGNAPEDLLSPDESTKSELADAGLSLFSLLGQTVWETHDVMVFDDVNSDDRIQGDTPENKLKSAAYQSADIRSSLIVPLICQQELIAVLALHQCGQPRRWQDDEVQLVFMVADQAALALAQARAYERSLAMAKREALINTITSAIRSSLEPQAIFAAITQQLGQALNVDGCALSLWTECDEFVQCVGLYDKNLQSSFASEEAKFSSHNNGRSTSQNVEKLRSTSLLPSSDAALSVLKSQNISQLPQSLVPIAGNPVLQQLIATQQPVVIHDLEQEPEMKGFDLPLRSSAAALMVVPLVSEGKIIGSITLREATKSRHWQQVEVDLAQAVAAQAAIAVEHARLYQKTLQQAERLQELDRQKTEFFQNISHEFRTPLTLMMGPLESVVGQSQDLPYDQAAIALRNCRRLLRLVNQLLDLQRLDAGRMQASFRPCDLVNMVSQIVESFRPYCEKKGLRLVTELNTCPKLYLDPEKFDKVLYNLLSNAMKFTEAGGSIAVKVEPAGDHIRIQVKDTGIGIRTEQIPHLFERFRQAEGSVNRSYEGSGLGLALVKELVELHGGQISVESIYQAGTTFTVWMPTGTAHLPLEQVLEVPTQIQSGRAAVELADLELLQMDGSGDRTSTSNGESSVTQTMSRTILVVDDNSDLRSYVSRVLKASGFEVLTARDGAEGFGVTSEKHPDLIVTDLMMPVVSGLDMIRMIREQADIKGTPIILLTAKVDEDTRIEGTEQGADIYLAKPFNDRELLAAVRNLIALKENERKLGELNSYLTESVLKRFLPPSLVQKAATGNLSLDLRPEPKLVTVLFSDIVGFTQLSNTLRSRRVAELLNQYFEYMTRAVFNNGGTVDKFMGDAVLALFGTPEELTPNDQVKRAIAAARQMRIFLDELNGRWHEQGIPQVQFRCGIHQGTAVVGMFGSSERADYTAIGPTVNIASRLQQAAQPDSILVSAAVADYLDESEITKGSPLQLKGVDETVLTFIVDPKLK